The genomic region AATGGAGTTACTTCACAAAGAACCCGCTTGATACAAGCGAATCATAATTAAGAATACGTGAAACTTATATCTGAGGCGTCTGAAATTGAGTTCTATTTGAATACCCCAAAGTGTTGCTCGATCAAAAAAGCCCTGACATAGTCAGGGCTCTTAAATATGGTCGGGATAGCAGGACTTGAACCTCGTTTGTAACTATCTAATTAAAAAGCTTTTTTATGAATACTTAGGTTGAGTTTACTGCTATAAATACTGTTTAAATGTACTGATCAAACTCATATTAAGCCAGCGAAAATAGCTTGTTTTTCCCAAAATACAATAAAACCTTATCATTCTTTTGTTATTTAAAAACAGTTTTTAAATAACGTGAGTATCTAAAAAGTCCAACTAGTCTAAAAATATCTTATATTGATTGGACAACGAAGATGAGAAAACTTATCAGACTCAACGAAGTACTAACACTTACAGCATATCCACGCTCCACATTATACCAACATATCAATGATGGACTATTCCCACCACAACTCACAATTGGTAACCGCTCAATAGCTTTTGTTGAAGAGGAAGTTGAAGCTCTCATTCAGGCACGTATTGCCGGAAAATCTAATGAGGAATTGAGAAAACTTGTAGCCGATCTTAAATCAAATCGCTCGGAGTATTCCTCTAAGAAATAAAAAACGCTACTGAAGTAAAAACAACAGTAGCATCCTTCTAAACAGTGCGTGGATGTTTTGCAGACGTAAACGCACTATCATCATAAGGATAACATACTTATGAAAGATATCCCCTTATGTTCGGGTTACGGCCCGTATCACACAGATAAAAAGAGCCCGTTGATTGGCGTTACTTTTGAGCATATTCAAAACTTAGTTGACTCACCTCAACAAGTTAGTAAAGAGAATTCCCTTTGGGCTATACCTAGCTCATTATTCACTCGCGATTCTAATAAGCAATCAATAGATGGCAGTTACTATTTTTTATGGGCAGACATAGATGAAAGTCATTACTCGATAAACGAGTTAGCTAATATAGTTGGGACCTTGGATTGTTGTTTTGAACTTTATACGACTAAAAGCTCTATAATTGAAAAGCCGAGGTTTCGAATATTAATCCCACTTCCTTACCCAATCACAATGGTTAATTGGGTGTTGTCTCAAAAATGCTTATCAACGTTTTTACAGACTCATTCGATAATTACCGACAAATGTGCAGAGCGTCCAACTCAATTATGTTACTTGCCTAATAGGGGAGAACACTACGATTCTATTTCTGAACGTGCTAAGGCACTATTTGATATAAATATTTGGCAAGGCCAAATGGTACATTTTCAAGAAGAAGAAAAGCGAAGAGAGCAAACATCAATCCAACGTATGCATGAAAAAACGCAACTTAGACAAGCATCAAGTTATGCTCAAGAAACTTCACTTATAGACCAATTTGATAAAGATTATCCGGTTGAAAAAATTTTACTTATGAAAAATTATGAGCAGCTAGGTGCTGATAAATTTAGACATCCAGCCAGCGAATCAGGAAGTTTCAGTGCAAGAGTTTTAGATGGGAGAGTTCATTCACTAAGCAATGCCGACCCTTTGTTTTCGGAAGAAGGTGCACATGATAGCTTCAGTGCCTTTACTGTTCTATTCCATAATGGTGATATAGATAGAGCATTAAAAGATGCAGGCGATCATTGGGTATTCGTAAATGGTCAATCATGGAATGAAGCTCACCGAAGTAATCAAGCTACTCTAGATAGCAATCATAATAATTGCGTTAAACATAACATTGGCGATAACTCAGAAGATTGCGTTGTTGACTTGTCCAAATTTTCAATATGTCCAGACATAGATGAAATGAAAACCCAGCTCAAAAATGATATTTATGTACTTTCGGGGATGGCAATACTTGGACAAGGTACCGTTTTCTATGCTGCACCAAATACAGGAAAAACTCTAATAGTATTAAAGTTACTTGCAGAGTCGATATCGGATGGCAATATCAAAGGTGAAGATGTTTATTATGTTAATGCCGATGATAACCTTTCAGGGTTAACGATAAAAGGAGAAATCGCTAAAGCAAATGGCTTTCATATGTTAGCACCAGGCTATAAAGGTTTTGAAGCTCATCAGTTATTGTCTTTGCTGGATCAATTGTGTGAATCAGGCCAAGCGAAAGGCAAGATTATAGTTTTAGATACTCTAAAGAAGTTTACAGACTTAATGGATAAGAAAGTAAGCTCTAACTTTGGAAATAAAACCAGGAAGTTTGTTGCACTGGGCGGAACACTTATTGCGCTGGCACATACAAATAAGCACCGTAACTCAGATGGCGAACCTGTTTTTGAGGGTACTGCTGATATTGTCGCTGATGTCGATTGCGTATATATACTCGACCTTAGGTCTGACGAAAATGACAATGGTGTCATAGAGCGCTGTATAACATTTAAGAACTTTAAAAGCCGTGGAGATGTACTCTCAGAAGTAACATACAAATATCAGAAAGTGCCAGGCCATGGATACAATGACTTGTTTCATAGTGTCAGAAAAGTCGATAATGACGAAGTTAAAAGAATTGCTGAGGAGCGAGCAATTTCTCTATTGCTTCTGGGTAATGAAGAAGCAATTGGAGCGATAACAAGCACGATAGAATCAGGTATAACCAAGACAGAAGCCGTTATTAACCATGCTAATAACGAGTCGGATATATCCAAACAAACGCTTCGCAAGGTTTTAAGAATCCATTCTGGTGAAGACTATAGCAAAGGACATCGTTGGAAGAGGGTTAGGGGTGATAAAAACACATATCATTATCACCTTCTCATCAACTTTTAGCCATTGTGTGGGGTGAAGTATATAAAGTATTAAGAGTATTAGATGAAAAACAAAAACAATGGCTTATTTAAAACTTCTAATACTTTTAATACTTAGGTTTTACGGGGGGTTGGTTTGACGTTGCTTTAGGTTTATTTCTACCGCCGACTCCCTATTTCTCACGTAAGTTGCATATATAGGTTGATCCCCATTGTATACATCTCCTGATGAGCCGTTAGTAGCAGAAATATCGCCGCCAGTTCCAAAGGGTATGTCTGAATACTTATACCCTCCCAAAATAGATAATTGTTTAATATAAGATCTTTCTACTAGGAAGATCTTTTACTTTACAGTGACGATAGTTTAAGTACAAACTTGCTCGGTACCTATATCTCGACACCGCTAGGGCCAACAATATCAAATAAGTACAATTTAATACGGTATGTAACTTTTTCTAAGAGTAATCTACTCGCGAATAGTTCTTTAGGTAAAATGAATAATGCGTTTAAAAAGTCAGATCATGTTTTTGATATTGGTTACTCTCATATTTAGTGGGTGTGGTGGAGGCTCTGAAAATGCACAGGAACAACCGGAGCTAGATGTTCCCTTACCTCCAACATATACACAGTTAATAGTAGACGAGAATGTTACAATTAAGAGTCGTATAAATACCGATATTCCGATAGAAGTATCTGGAGATAATGTCAGCGTTAAAGTGACCAGCTCATCGGAATTGTTAACTGTGAATGTCTCAGGCAGTTATTTGAGCTTTTATACTTCCAGTATAGAGCCGTTAACGCATAAGGTTACTGTCACGGCTAATGGTGATAGTGGTCAAGTATCTAAAGATGTAATGGTTGCAGTAGATCCATCTGTCAATTTTAAGGATATATTTATCGGCG from Thalassotalea sp. Sam97 harbors:
- a CDS encoding helix-turn-helix transcriptional regulator produces the protein MRKLIRLNEVLTLTAYPRSTLYQHINDGLFPPQLTIGNRSIAFVEEEVEALIQARIAGKSNEELRKLVADLKSNRSEYSSKK